A window of Pyrus communis chromosome 3, drPyrComm1.1, whole genome shotgun sequence genomic DNA:
GGTGATGCAAATAGGTTGCATGCACTAAGATACTTGCTCATCCAGCTGCTTTTGCAAATGCTCCTTCGACCAAAGGAATACTTAGAAGCAGTCTCCGAGCTTATTATATGTTGTAAGAAAGCTTTTCCTGTTGCTGATCTTCTTGATTCCCCTGGAGAAGATGACTTGGATGATGATGGTGCACCTGCCGTGATGGATGTTCTTGTGGATACATTGCTTTCTTTGCTGCCACAGTCATCAGCTCCCATGCGAACTGCAATTGAGCAGGTGCGGTGGATGCTCTTGTGCATACTTGAATGATTGTACAGATATGCTATGTTGGAATGTTAGGAATTTGTTTGATGTTACaatgttttgaattttatttaggCAGTCGGACAATTTATCTCTGAATGATATCATATGCCTTCACTGATACTTTACTGGAATTATTCTTTCTAATTCTGTAATTTGATTAGTTGGGGTGTTGAATTATCTCTTCTGATGCGAGAGTAATATATTTCATGCTGGAGTTGCATTATTGCATGCCAGATTGATGAACTAGAATACCACATTGATGTACATGTGTCTGTGCGCGCACATGTGGACGTTTAAAGCAAAACCTAAATGAAGTTAAAATTTATGTGACTAATTATCTGGAGTCCTTGTCTTGTAGGTATTTAAATACTTCTGTGGTGATATCACGGATGATGGTCTGTTGCGGATGTTGAGGGTCATTAGGAAGAATTTGAAACCTGCTAGACATCAAGATGCTGATAGTGACGACATTTTTGAcgatgaagaagatgatgaagattTTCTTAACATTGAAGAAGATGAGGGAATTGATAAAGCTGAGACAGGTGAAACCGGTGACAGTGATGAGCAGCCAGATGACTCCGAGGCTGAGTCTGAGGCTGTTGATGCTTTTGAGGCAGTTGGCAAAGAAAGTCCTGAAGCTTCTGATGATTCCgatggaggaatggatgatgATGCAATGTTTCGAATGGATACTTACCTTACCCAGATCTTCAAAGAGCGAAAGAATCTAGCTGGGGGTGACACTGCCCATCACCAACTCATGCTGTTTAAGCTTCGTGTTCTTTCATTGCTAGAAATTTACCTACATGAAAATCCAGGCAAGTGTGTTGTATTCAAATTAGCTGAGATACAAAATGGCGTACAACATGTTTTGCAAGCAcgaatttaaaaatatgtttcttCCATTTAAAAATTTATCCCTTGgaacttttttcattttttattctaaCTTTTCCCTTTTGTGTTTGTGGGCATGGTTGACTCAATTAAACAGGCAAGCCGCAGGTTTTGTTGGTGTACTCAAACTTAGCTCGGGCATTTATTGAACCACCCAGTGCAGAAAGTAGCGAACAGCTAGGACAGCGTGTATGGGGGATActgcaaaagaaaatatttaaagCAAAGGACTATCCGAAGGGTGAAGATGTGCAATTATCTACTTTAGAATCTTTGCTGCAAAAGAATTTGAAGTTGGCCTCAAAACCAATTAAGAGAAAGAAATCCGCAACCAACCTGTCCAAGAAGAAACAGTCAGCCTCGTGGAACCGACACAAAATGATGACCAGCCTTGCACAGAGCTCCACTTTCTGGATTCTGAAGATCGTTGAAGCAAGAAATTTTCCAGAGTCTGAGCTGCAGAGGGTTTTTGATATTTTCCAGGGAGTTCTAGTAGAGTATTTCAATAGTAAAAAGTCTCAAATCAAATCTGGATTTTTGAAAGAAATATTTAGAAGAAGGCCATGGGTAGGGCACCATCTCTTTGGCTTCCTTCTGGAGAAATGTGGCACTTCAAAGTCAGATTTTCGGCGAGTAGAAGCACTTGATTTGGTGAGTGAAATATTGAAGTCCCTGGGCTCTACTGATGGAAGTAGCCAGGAAGCGCTGAAGAATATTATGAAAAGCCATCTGGAGAAACTCTGTCGTCTGATAGAACAATTGCTGACAAATATATCAGAAAAACAGTCGAGGCAGGCTGAAGCGCGGAAGTTTTGTGGCAGGATTCTTCAGATGATAACAACCCTTAAGCTGACCAAgtctttctttaaaaatttatcCCCAGATGCTCATGCCCAGTGTGAATCGCAACTCGGTGcccaatttattaaaatgaaGACAGTAGCACATGAGTGAAACTTGCTGGGCTCATGAACGAATTATGTTTCATATTTATGTTTAGGGAGCTTCTTTCAGTCCCCAAACAACAATACTCGGAAGCAGTCTGGAAATATCAGTCACtatttttgacttttgaaacAAGGTTGAGCCGATGCTCTTCGACATCATTTTCTTGAGGTAGGTACGTATTATAACTTGAAAGAACTTTCCGTTGTTCAAACATTTATTAAGTTTTAGTGTGATTTCGTTTAGGAGTTCTTTTACTTCTTTTTACGAGTAGTTTTTTCGGACAGGAAGAGTTTAGGCGATAGCAGAGAATTATGTACTTCGAATTCTCAGATTTCACTTATTTTTGTACCGAAGAACCTTGCGGTACTTGAATTCCCCAACTTATCTTGTTTTCAAGTGTATGCTGCATGAAGTGCTGAGCTGATTGGTCTATTTTGTGCACGTCACGTTTCGAGTCAtgacattttctgttttggggGCTGCATTTTTGAATTTGAAGACTATGAAATAAACAGATTGGGACCATTTGAAAAGCAAACATGATTTTGACATTTCGCATAGTTTAGAATTCATTTTCCTCTATTCCATACAACACCAGATGGAGACACGTTTACCCCAGTCCAAAAAATGACCCGAAATTGAGGTCAACAGCAGCATAAAAGTGAACCAACAAGACTTGGTGGAACTAGTGTTGTGAGTTTCTCATGTGTTGGGGATCTTATCATCCCGACAAGTTCTTCTGCCTGGGTTTGGTAAAGTTCATTTGGAGATATGCTAGGATCAGTTGCTCTTGCGGTTGAGGTTAACTACCAAGTGACACGTGGATATTTACTATTAAGGTATCAAACAAAGCCAAAGCCTTTACAGCCACAGGTAGACTAGTCATATGATCATATCATGCCGacttttcagtttttaattttactttgttGGGGAATATGGTATTTGGAATATCAACTTTGGTAGAAGCTGCCAGGCATTTTCCCTTTGATTTTTGGCAGGCGGCAGATGCACTACACAACAAGCACATCAATCTGTTTTAAAAAAATCACTCACCTTACCCTTATTTACACTTTAGAACTGTTATTGatattttaaaaatctcattctgtatagtaaaagaaaatataaaggtttaaaagacaaaattaaaattttaaaacgtcaATAACAATTTCGTAatttaattatgttgtttggttcagttttgatataaggaattttaacaaaaaactcctGATACtactcattttaacaaaaaaatcatatttttatactaaaaaaattaatcttgatactattcattttacattttattttgtctttattgttaaattcaaaattttcaaacggCCAGATTCCTTATGACAGTCGGCTAGTCTATTAATTTAGCGGCTACGGAAGAGCAGCACATGCTTAAAGAGATGGAAAGTCTGGCAACTTATCATGCCTCCTCGACCTGCAAATGCAAATATTAATACTTCTTTTTACTCCATCATATCatattattatattcaaagcaacccctaaattggtatttaattacctcaccaccaccacccccatcACAGGTTGTTTACTCTAAAATATACTTTCCAACTTGCAAAAAATCTGATTTGGAAGGATTAAGGGTCAAACCCTCGGTCTTGTTCAAATAAGATAAAGCACTCTAAACAACTTTTGAGTTGCAATCTCTCTCTTCTACATGGTAGAATCTCTTTGTTTCGAGAGGAGGAAAAAACAGTCAGCAGGCACGGAAGCACAACAAATAAGAGCAGAATGTAAATGGGGAAAATTATGTACTAACTCTCTTTCTGTAAAATATTGTGTACAAAAAGTGTTTCAAATCTCTCCCTAATCTCTCTTTTCTCACTACTAACCCCCATCattccttcttccttctttccacTACTAGTCCTGTTACACTACAATTTttaccacctctctctctctctccccctccctctcctctctctcctacAAATGTTTTCTTCAcacatttctttgtttttacaCCTCCAAGCAAAACTACCAATTCCCGCTACTTCTACTTCCAAATCCCCCACAATTGCAATGCAAgcaacaaccaccaccacccgATCATCACGCCACAAGTAGCTCACACATTTCACTTCTGCTCAGTAGTTCCGATTCCGTCAACTCCCAATCCTGCTTGCATCAACACAGCCAACAATACAATTCATTCAGCTCGCGTTTCCCAAACCATCATCAGCAGCGGCAACAATATCATAATTTCACACAAGCAATTTCAGCAAACCGTACCTCAATAAAGCGATCCACCCAAACAGTTAAAGGCCCTCCTCCCCACATGGAAAGCATGCTCTTTAGCTTCCTTCCCACTTGGAAAGCATGCTCTTCAATGTCTGTCTTTCAATCCAATGCAATTGAATGCACAGACTAGGATTGAGCGTTATCGTCATCTGAGTCACTCCCTGAAGAACTTCCAGAATCTGAATCTGCAAACATCCCACCCCACAAGACGTTTAAGcactctctttgttttgtttttttcattctAATTCAGAAACAATAAAACTTCATTTACACCAAATCTAAATCCATTTCAGTTTTGGGTTATACCGCTTGATGAGGAGGAGCCACTGCTCGAACTACCAGAGCTGCTTGAACTATCACTACTAGCATGGCCACCAACATCTTTCTCAATCTCCACTGGTGGGAAGCTGCTCATTGGCATGTCATCCCCAATGTCCACATCTTCATCTCCCGCTTCACCCTTTTTCGACCTCTTATGCTCTGCAGTTGGTGCAACTTCAACCTTCTCACAAGAAGGTTGTTCCTAGAACAgtaaaaacaaagattacaaTTTCAATAAGAAAACAATGTGCAAGAAAAATCATAGTATGAACACAATGCCATTGTAAAGCGACTTCAAAATTCAATCAGGCCCTTACCCGGTGCCCTCTGTTTGAAGCAATGTTGCTATTGCTGTTGCTGTTGGCGTTACCCATCAATGCTTGCCGCTTAATCTTGCTAACCATCTTCTTCCAATTCGTCACAAGCCGATCAAGCTCCCAAAGGGTCTCCGTATCAACGGCCTCAATGTCAAGCTCAATCTCATCCCCATCCTGCTTCAAATGCCCATTCCTCTTCCTTATAATCTGCACAACCTGCTCCATCTTCTCCTGAGGCAAACTCTGCAACCCAATTCCCAACTTTTGCTTCTCCTCCATACTCATATTCCTCTTGTTTGGGTCCTTCGCCTTTGGCTTCGGCTGCTTCAATGGCTTCACTCCCGACCCCTTCAACTGTGAATTCGTCCTCACAGGAGAAGAATGCGCCAATGCTGGATTTGACGACGGGTTTGATGAGCTCACAGGAGCTGGAACGGGAGACGATCGAACTGCCGGAGGCCGAACCGGCTCAGGTTTCTTCTCTATCCGAACAGGCGTCTCCCTCCTTGAAACCCTCTCGGGCTCAACATGGTTCCAGGAACTCGCCTGCAATTCCTCATCAGAACCCTTTTCGGACCGGAACTCATCTCCGTGTTTGTCAATCAGAGGCTGAAACAACTCCTCGAACCTCGAACGAAGCTGATTGGCAAAATTGTAGACCTCGTGGCCTTGGGGATTGTACCGCATGGCATTCTCGAAAGTCAATCTCACATCAGCTGCAAAATCAGAAGGCGTTAGATAGAGACCCTTGGCGAGATGGGTTTTGACGGTGCCGAGATCCATCGGTTTCTTGATGATGTCGTAGTAATCGTGAAGGCCCAACGCAACTACATCAACTGGTTTGTTGAAGATCCAGGCATACTTCTGCTTCATCAGCTTGGATAATACCTGCCCGCAATTCTTCATCAAATCCCCATTTTCCAAATGCGACCTCTTGGAATTGGAACTCGATTCCTTGCCGTGAGCGACCGGCAAGGGCCGTTTCGACCCGGCCATCTTCTTGTTGCCGATCGGCTTCTTATGAGCCGACTTAGGGTTGAAGTCGCCGGCTTCAATTCGGTTCTTGAGAACGCGAATCTGGTCGAGCTCAAAGAGGAGGCGGTTCTTGAGCTCAACCAGCTCTTTTCCCGAATAGCTCGCGATGTTGAAGCTGACGTATTGGGAGTGAACGAGATTTACGTCGTTCGTGTTCGATCGCCGATGGTGGTTGATCGACGAAGCGTCATCTGATGCAGTCTGAGTGACGGCCGGTGACTCATCGTTGAAATCGGGATGATGAACTTGGAATTGTCGctttttagggttagggttacgGTTAGTgtttgaagaagaaaaggggACTTTCCCCATGAATCCTCCTCCGGCTCCGGCTCCTCCACCTCTGGGTTGCTGCGGCCAATTGGGTTCGTTCCGGTTCGCTAAGACGGCGGACGCCATAGCTGTACGGTGTTCGAAGCTTCGGGTAGGATTCCAGTTGGGCTCCGGTTAGGGATTCTCAATGCAGATGAAGAACCAGGCACCATGAATCGGCCCCGACGTAACCCACACGCGCCGCCACTAATTGGGATATAAAGAGGGGGACGAAGAAGGTTTGCGTAGAGAGAGGTTAGGGTTGTGGGACTTCACCCTAATCTGAGCGAGGAACGAAAGGAGGACGAGGGCCGCTTCTTAAAGGCGGCCAGATCTACCCGAGGACGTTTTGGGCACTTTCATGACCGTCAGTTGGGCTAGGATCGTTGATCCGACGGtacaacatgatttccttgctGCCCGCGGAACTGACCTTGTGAACTGGCAGGGACGGCAAGGATGGAAAAGATGAGTGCACGTGGCGGAATGTGGACCGTCGATTTCCGGCGAGGGTTTCCTCGAGGCGGGATCTGTAATTTGGAGTTTGATTTTGGCGTGAATTTGGTGTGAATGTGTCGCGCATTTAGGGTTTTCCGAAAAGTTTGAAGCGTGGGATCCACCGCCGATGACGTGGACTGGGCTCGGTCATGTGTGACTGTGCGTTCCTGCCGTAAACGAGAAGTTAAGCACCCGCGCAAtggaaatatttttttagtgtgatcCGCACATAAGATCGTACATCACTtatcattatataaatggtataatatgtgtattaaaaagttaataatttaaaaaataaaaattttcatcatttacataaaaatacatAATGTATTATCCGTATTCCGATCAcaataaaaatttctccatgcGATGAGGGGGCAGTGATCTCTTGTGAGGTTCCtttagtttcttcaagggcattttggtaaatGAAAACAATATACGGGTTTATGAAAAAGTGTTCACATCTACCGCATCCATTTTTTGTGTGGCATCTACCATTAATTGATGCGTATCCATAAATTTAACATTTCTTAATTCTCTTGTAATAAACTTAAGACGTATTAATCAATAACATAAGCCACAAACAAAATACGTACAGAAGATTTAAACTCTACCAAATGGGTATATATCCCAGCACGAGACCTAAAACAATAAGAGTTTCAGTGTTTcaccccaaaaaagaaaaatagacaataaaattaaaaacatgtgCGTAAACTTTTTGATATATATAAAGCGTAAATTACATAATACCCCTTCAGGTGAGACCTCATACAACATCCTTAAAATaattcactttcataccttacgtactattttatttcaaaataatacctctgttagatttttcatccattgatctgttaaatgctgatgcggctgccacgtggcaaaaaaaataatttttttatacattaaaaatattataatattaaccctattaaaaaaaattaaataaaaaaccagaaaaaccCAAACCCATAAATCCTTCGCCACAACCCCACATCCCACCCCAACCCCCTTACCCATCTCTTCTGTGAAATCCCGTTCCTGTATTTCAttgttataatctacgtatttgtattattgagattttatattatttctcgagaatttattttaaattgtttgaatttagattttaattaaactagttatagagtgaagtttggaaaattattatttactagTTGACCTTTTGAGGTTACAAGTAACGTTTCTGAATAGAGCTCGATCCCACGAACGCAGAGGCGAAAGCTGTTTGCAAGTccagattataacggtatagttacggacgtttgaaGTTGTGATACTATAGATTTTAGGAATTAATTAATTCCCACTTTGTGGGTAGGAGGCCAATCAGATATTTGGGTTAAGGGGCCAATTAGTTAAAAGAGGGAGGGGACGAATCAGATTTTGGGGGGTGGGAAATGGATAGGCAGCAGCCAATAGAaaggggaaaaaagaaaaaagaagaggggggggggggtggggtggggtggggaaGGGACCTCCCTCTTCCCGTTAACCACACCCACGACAAAACAGGTTTCGACCCGGTTCTAATTCCGGCCAATTTCTGCCATTTTTCAGGGGAAATTCACCCATCCAACACCTGAAAACTACTCCATAACCTCCCCTCTACCACCTCCACCCAAATTTGAGGGTTTTTAGGCCCAAAATCGTGAGGAACTCCACCGGAGTATCGAAGGTGCTCGACGGTGATTCCGCCGTTCCGGTGAGTTTCACCACGCACCACCACCCTTAGTCAACTTCCCTTGGACCCAGGAACAAGAGCCATCAGGTTGTAGGGGCGTTGGAACATCGAGGAAGTCGAATTGAAGAACACCCATCTTAGGGTTCCGGCGGTTCGTGGCTAGTTTGgggtgttttccggccaaattggccttagcCGCAGATATAAAGTTTATTCTActtgttgagatcttcattcttgtaaaatttgagaattttttaaaaaagtcGAATTTCCCGTTGTGTGACATTTGATTTATGAAAATTCTGTTGGTTGAATATATTATCGTTAAGGTCTACCACTTGATTATTCTAACAATTGACAATCTTACCATTGAATTGacaccaaattttagtatgCTATGGTAGATATTGTTTAAGGACCTTAGGAACTTACTAGTGAAAATCTAGTGATTGGATCTTATGAAGCAAGTGACGTAAGATCATGGACCCTACCTCAGAACGACGGTTCGATCCCTCATTAAATGTTGTTGTGGGAAACATATAAGAGTTTTTGAGTATGTaatatggttattaccttgatttcttatattggtatcatctgtgaatatgacttggttttataatgtgatttctattgaaatgtgattatatatatatatatatatatatatatatatatatttagccatagacctatgttattaaacatgatttggcttgtgtactgatgatgataGTGATATGTGATTGACGTGCATATTCGAAAGGTGGTTGATTTGCATAGATGGTATggtatgatatgatgaaatgtgagtgactttaatatatgtgaatatgaaatggttttataataatgtttcctataaattgttaatttttacaTTTAGCCATCGATATAgttatatgaagtgggatttgtgaaatggtttgttttgtatgattggcttgatttAATGAAAGgtgagggctagtagtggaCTGTTAACtcattgtcatggggtttgttgtGTCGAAACATGTGTCAATGCTCGTGTCATTATTTCATTCTCGATCGTTGAGTCTTTGTAACTTAagtaacttgattcatgtgttgtttcattgattggtTATTATGCATTGTGCTccacgattccgttgagtgatggtctagGATCCTTTCTACTCCACTCcgtgattccgttgagtgatggtccggaatcgtatcctggtttagattccgttgagtgatggtccggaatctcTTTTACTccacgattccgttgagtgatggtccgggatCGCATCCCCCTTGGATTTCATTgagtttggtattgatttcttatgaatggtttatattcaaggtttataaattgtgattgatggctggttttattattgtatcacatgcttatATTATTGTCACTCTCCCGAGCCTCGCAGCTTATATGAGTGCCTGATTTGCCAATGCACCAATCCCATAATGTAggcattgactttacatatgacaggtcTGGGTAGATTACGAGAAAttgcttgatattttggttccgttgaatGCTTCGGAACCCGATGttgttggatttcgttgagtggtccggaatccttgctcttgttcatttCCTTAAGGTGATCTTAGAATTCTAAATTCGAGTggatgggaattacccacaatagatattgtg
This region includes:
- the LOC137727899 gene encoding transcription factor GTE7-like, with the protein product MASAVLANRNEPNWPQQPRGGGAGAGGGFMGKVPFSSSNTNRNPNPKKRQFQVHHPDFNDESPAVTQTASDDASSINHHRRSNTNDVNLVHSQYVSFNIASYSGKELVELKNRLLFELDQIRVLKNRIEAGDFNPKSAHKKPIGNKKMAGSKRPLPVAHGKESSSNSKRSHLENGDLMKNCGQVLSKLMKQKYAWIFNKPVDVVALGLHDYYDIIKKPMDLGTVKTHLAKGLYLTPSDFAADVRLTFENAMRYNPQGHEVYNFANQLRSRFEELFQPLIDKHGDEFRSEKGSDEELQASSWNHVEPERVSRRETPVRIEKKPEPVRPPAVRSSPVPAPVSSSNPSSNPALAHSSPVRTNSQLKGSGVKPLKQPKPKAKDPNKRNMSMEEKQKLGIGLQSLPQEKMEQVVQIIRKRNGHLKQDGDEIELDIEAVDTETLWELDRLVTNWKKMVSKIKRQALMGNANSNSNSNIASNRGHREQPSCEKVEVAPTAEHKRSKKGEAGDEDVDIGDDMPMSSFPPVEIEKDVGGHASSDSSSSSGSSSSGSSSSSDSDSGSSSGSDSDDDNAQS